A genomic stretch from Aedes albopictus strain Foshan chromosome 2, AalbF5, whole genome shotgun sequence includes:
- the LOC109419591 gene encoding beta-1,3-galactosyltransferase 6 has product MAIGRYQHLHKRTCIGMVPLFCCFLAGVCLTVLIGGTRQTCESMGARVYEPENSYFLMLLIVSAPGNVERRNAIRETYLNLRPRMLNESYQEEAIYVPLYEEGTGQLLMESVQKQRELLEGYRRWQLKKVKNIKVINFKVKTLFAVGTYGLSRSERKTIYEEQRVYNDVLELEDLQDSYGNLTTKIIQSMTHIDKVYDFKYLMKVDDDSYLKLDLISEDLLSYYEKLHQVRSRHHNPIELYWGYFKGAATVQQRGQWKESNYKLCDRYLPYALGGGYVLSKNLVTFIASYGLSLSAFKSEDMAVGTWLAPFGNIHRRHDVRFDTAWMPRKCQPYHLVLHKRTAHQMKEIYDGHQLCHNEEQPSQPQGPKEYFYDWSVPPSQCCKTFV; this is encoded by the coding sequence ATGGCTATTGGGCGGTACCAACATCTGCACAAGCGGACCTGCATCGGCATGGTGCCGCTGTTTTGCTGCTTCCTGGCCGGTGTGTGCCTGACGGTGCTGATCGGTGGAACGCGACAAACGTGCGAATCGATGGGGGCACGGGTGTACGAACCGGAGAATTCCTATTTTCTTATGTTGCTGATAGTGAGCGCACCGGGCAATGTGGAAAGACGGAACGCCATCAGGGAAACCTATTTGAATCTGAGGCCACGGATGTTGAACGAGAGCTACCAGGAGGAGGCGATCTATGTGCCGCTGTATGAGGAGGGAACGGGACAACTGCTGATGGAGAGTGTCCAGAAGCAACGGGAATTACTGGAAGGTTATCGGAGGTGGCAGCTAAAGAAGGTGAAAAACATAAAAGTGATTAATTTCAAGGTGAAAACGCTGTTTGCTGTAGGGACGTATGGACTGTCTCGGAGCGAAAGGAAAACCATTTACGAAGAACAGCGAGTGTACAATGACGTTTTGGAGTTGGAGGATCTGCAAGATTCGTATGGGAATTTGACAACGAAAATCATCCAGAGCATGACTCACATTGATAAAGTGTACGATTTCAAGTATTTGATGAAAGTGGATGACGACAGCTATCTGAAGTTGGACTTGATATCGGAGGACTTGCTCAGCTATTACGAAAAGCTGCATCAGGTACGATCGAGACATCACAATCCGATAGAACTATACTGGGGTTATTTCAAAGGGGCAGCCACCGTTCAACAACGCGGCCAATGGAAAGAATCCAATTATAAGCTTTGCGATCGTTATCTCCCATACGCTCTGGGAGGGGGTTATGTGTTATCTAAAAACCTTGTCACGTTTATCGCCTCTTATGGCTTATCACTCAGCGCGTTCAAAAGCGAAGATATGGCTGTAGGCACTTGGCTGGCCCCGTTCGGCAACATCCATCGGCGGCACGATGTGCGCTTCGATACGGCTTGGATGCCGCGGAAATGCCAACCCTACCATCTGGTGCTCCACAAACGGACGGCCCACCAGATGAAGGAAATCTACGACGGTCACCAGCTGTGTCACAACGAGGAACAACCATCGCAGCCCCAGGGTCCAAAAGAGTACTTTTATGATTGGAGCGTCCCACCATCCCAGTGCTGCAAGACGTTTGTGTAG